Proteins from one Tenrec ecaudatus isolate mTenEca1 chromosome 8, mTenEca1.hap1, whole genome shotgun sequence genomic window:
- the PIGZ gene encoding LOW QUALITY PROTEIN: GPI alpha-1,2-mannosyltransferase 4 (The sequence of the model RefSeq protein was modified relative to this genomic sequence to represent the inferred CDS: inserted 2 bases in 1 codon) — MCGSRIEPAAARKSSQXLGPVSWHQFDLKMAARVLWGSLGLLRVVWCLLPQTGYVHPDEFFQSPEVMAEDILGMEAARPWEFGPSSSCRTVVFPLLTSGSVFWLLRLWPGPVNGYLLLVGPRLLLTALSFALDGAVFHLAPCWGAEPWNALVLLAGSYITLVFYTRPFSNAIEGLLFARLLLLVSPRVAGVPAPAPPAPGPWWHNWLLGGLVAAGFFNRPTFLAFALVPLILWGTGDTRKPGFKSLAFKALELLPGAALTAAGFVSIDSWYFSSPSRASALVLTPANFLHYNLDPQNLARHGTHLRLTHLLVNGFLLFGPLHARALQALWQQLQACSHPLAPRGFLRALRARSLLSGPRSNLLLLYFTPLALLSAFSHQEPRFLIPLLVPLVLLCSPQAQPVPWKGTLVLFNVLGAFFFGCLHQGGLVPGLGHLEQVVHAPGLPGVSTHYTLLFAHTYMPPRHLLRLSGLGSPVEVVDMAGTEDRALCQALNNVTSQPGCQRAGGPWLCRLFVVTPGTTRPAMEQCGFPLQSEMRVFPHLTMEDPPALTSLLSRAWRDHLSLHIVELGERPDPVTE; from the exons ATGTGTGGCTCCAGAATAGAACCCGCGGCAGCTAGGAAGTCATCCCA TCTTGGCCCAGTGTCTTGGCACCAATTCGACCTGAAGATGGCAGCCAGGGTGCTTTGGGGCAGCTTGGGCCTGCTGCGTGTGGTCTGGTGTCTCCTTCCACAGACCGGCTATGTGCACCCAGATGAGTTTTTCCAGTCACCTGAGGTCATGGCAG AAGACATCTTGGGCATGGAGGCCGCCCGGCCCTGGGAATTCGGGCCCAGCAGTTCCTGTCGCACGGTGGTgttcccactgctgacctccgGCTCTGTCTTCTGGCTGCTCAGGCTTTGGCCTGGCCCTGTGAATGGTTACCTGCTCCTGGTGGGGCCCCGGCTCCTCCTCACCGCCCTCTCCTTCGCCCTGGATGGGGCTGTGTTCCACCTGGCCCCATGCTGGGGCGCGGAGCCCTGGAACGCACTGGTCCTCCTGGCCGGCTCCTACATCACTCTGGTCTTCTACACAAGGCCCTTCTCCAACGCCATCGAGGGCCTGCTCTTCGcaaggctgctgctgctggtgtctCCCCGCGTGGCCGGGgtccctgcccccgccccacctGCCCCaggaccctggtggcacaacTGGCTGCTTGGGGGCCTCGTAGCTGCCGGCTTCTTCAACCGGCCCACGTTCCTGGCTTTTGCTCTGGTTCCTCTCATCCTCTGGGGCACTGGGGACACCCGGAAGCCTGGCTTCAAGTCATTGGCCTTCAAGGCCCTGGAACTTCTCCCGGGGGCAGCCCTCACCGCAGCAGGGTTTGTGTCCATAGACAGCTGGTACTTCTCCAGCCCATCAAGAGCCAGTGCACTGGTCCTGACACCTGCCAACTTCCTGCACTACAACCTGGACCCGCAGAACCTGGCCCGTCATGGCACGCACCTGCGGCTCACCCACCTGCTGGTCAATGGTTTCCTGCTCTTCGGCCCGCTGCACGCCCGGGCCCTGCAGGCTCTGTGGCAGCAGCTGCAGGCCTGCAGCCACCCCTTGGCGCCAAGGGGCTTCCTGAGGGCGCTGCGTGCCAGAAGCCTGCTGTCCGGTCCTCGATCTAACCTCCTTCTCCTCTATTTCACACCGCTGGCCCTGCTGTCTGCCTTCAGCCACCAGGAGCCTCGCTTTCTGATCCCCCTCCTGGTACCGCTCGTCCTGCTCTGTAGCCCTCAGGCTCAGCCTGTGCCCTGGAAGGGCACGCTGGTTCTCTTCAATGTCCTGGGTGCCTTCTTCTTCGGCTGCCTGCACCAAGGGGGCctagtgccaggcctggggcacctggaGCAGGTGGTTCACGCGCCTGGGCTCCCAGGAGTGTCCACCCATTACACACTGCTCTTCGCCCACACCTACATGCCGCCCCGGCACCTCCTGCGcctctcaggcctgggctcccctgtgGAGGTGGTGGACATGGCGGGGACTGAGGACAGGGCTCTGTGCCAAGCCCTGAACAACGTCACCAGTCAGCCAGGCTGCCAGAGGGCTGGTGGCCCATGGCTCTGCCGCCTCTTCGTGGTGACCCCCGGCACCACCAGACCTGCGATGGAGCAGTGTGGCTTCCCCCTCCAGAGTGAGATGCGTGTCTTTCCCCACCTGACCATGGAGGACCCACCGGCCCTGACTTCTCTGCTGAGTAGGGCCTGGAGAGACCACCTCAGCCTCCACATCGTGGAGCTGGGGGAGAGGCCTGACCCGGTGACAGAGTAG